The sequence GGCCCCTCATGCGTCAACACCGCGTGCAGGTTCTGGGCCCACGCCGTAGTTTGCCCGGCCTCCTTCGGTTGCGGCGGGCGCCCCACGTACATGGGTCTCCGCGGCAGCAGGGTCAACGCCTGCATGCCTTTGCAGATCGCCCCACTGCCTTAACCCCCAGCAGCCACCCCGGACTGGGCGTCCGCAGCCGCCACCAGGGACTTCATCGATGTGCCCTCGACGGATTTTTAGGCCCGTCCTCAAGAACAGCCGGCGCCCCGACTAGGATACTGCGCCACCCGCCGTGAGGGGGCAGCTTCACTATACATCAGACGGTGCGGTTTCGCAAAAGGCGCGCCAGCGCCCTCAGGGTTTCACCCCGCGAACCGAGTGGCGCCAGCACTTCAATCGCCTTTGCCGTCAGCCGGTCGGCCTGGCGGGCGGCCTCCTGGACGCCGAAAAGGCGCGGGTAGCTTGCCTCCTGGCCGGCCGCGTCGTCTCCGGCATCCAGAAGGTCGTCGACGATCTGAAACGCCACGCCCACAGACTCCGCATACGCGGCCAGCGCCCGGGTCACCGGGTGGTTGAGGCCCTCATCCCCCGAGTCCAGGGCCACCAGCGCCCCGGAGACGACCGCGGCGCGGATCAGAGCGCCGGTCTTGTGACGGTAGATGAAGTCCAGCTCCGTCCTGTCGACGCTTCGTCCCGCTGCCGCCAGGTCCGCCGCCTGGCCGCCTGCCATGCCGCGGCTTCCAGCGGCCCGGGCGACGACCCCCGTGATGGCCAGGGCCGTCGCCGCGCTCACGCCCGAATGCCGGGGGAGATCAGCCAGTACCTCGAACGCGAGCGTCTGCAGCGCATCGCCCGCCAGGATGGCCGCCGCCTCACCGAACGCCCGGTGGCAGCTCGGCTGGCCGCGCCTCCAGTCGTCGTTGTCCATGGCGGGAAGATCGTCGTGGATGAGGGAGTACGCGTGGATCATCTCAATGGCGGCCCCTGCCGGAAGGGCCCTGAAGCCATCGCCTCCCGCCGCCTCGCATCCCGCTACCGCCAGGACCGCCCGCAGCCGCTTACCCGGGGCCAGCGTCGAGTACCGCATGGCCCGGTGCAGAATCCCCGGCGCCTCTGGTTCGGGCGGGAGCAGCGCGCGGAGCTCCTCATCCACCCGGGCCGCCCACCGGTCCAGGTACGACGCCACCTCACGAACCTGGCGAGCTTCATCCATTGGCCCTGGGCCCGGGCCCCTCGTGTGGCTGCAGCATGAGGCGCCCTTCTTGCTCGGTGAGCACGGCGAGCCTGGCCTCGGCCTGCTGGAGGCGGCTCGCACATACCCTGGCCATGCGCACGCCTTCTTCGTAAGCGGCCAGCGCTTGCTCCAGCGTCAACTCCCCGGACTCGAGCCGCACCACCGCCTGCTCCAGGCGCGCCAGTGCCTCTTCAAAGCTCAGTGCCGTCCCCGGAGCCTCCTGAGCCCCTGGCTGCACCTCATGGTCGGAACCGTTCATCGGCCCTCTACACCTCCCCGGCCCGGGCGGTCTCGGGCGCTTCCGGCCGGGCGAACGCCCCGTCAAGGCGGGCCTCGACGAGACATCGCAGCGCGCCGTCCAGCATCCGCACGCTCACCCGTTCGCCCGGGCTTACCTCGCTTGCCTTCCTCACCCACCTGCCGCTCGCCTCCTGTTGCACCAGGGCGTAGCCGCGCCGGAGCACGTCCAGCGGGCTTGCCGCAGACAGGCGCCCGGCCAGCTCCACCAGCGACAGCCTGGGCTTTTCCACCGCCCGCCGGGCCGCCACGCCGCCCCGCAGCACGAGGTCGTCCAGCCGCTGGCGGAAGTGCCCCATCCACCGCCCCGGCCGGACGAGGGCAGGGTGACGGGCCGCCCGCTCGAAGCGCTCCCGGGCACCGCTCAGGTGGCGAAGCATGGCCCGCCGCAGCCGCAGGCGGTGCTGCTCCAATGCCGCCGCCGCGGCCGCCTCGTCAGGCCCCGCGATCTCGGCCGCGGCCGAGGGGGTGGGCGCCCGCCTGTCTGCCGCCAGTTCCGCCACCGTCACATCGGTCTCGTGGCCCACGGCACAGACCACAGGCCGGGGACAGGCCGCCACCGCCCGGACGACCCGCTCGTCGTTGAAAACCCACAGTTCGTCCGCCGCGCCCCCGCCCCGAGCTACGATCACCACGTCCACGTCCGGCCACCGAACGATCCGTTCGAGCGCCAGCACGATACTCGCGGCCGCCCCCTCGCCCTGCACCTGCGCAGGCGACACGATGAGCGGCGTGCGGGGGCTGCGCCGCCGGAAGACGGCCTCGATGTCCCGAAGCGCGGCCCCGTCCAGGGACGTAACCACCCCCACGGCCCTTGGCCAGCGGGGGATGGGCCGCTTGCGCTGCTCATCGAAGAGCCCCTCCCGGCTCAGGCGTTCGTACAGCTCGCGCA comes from Bacillota bacterium and encodes:
- a CDS encoding polyprenyl synthetase family protein translates to MASYLDRWAARVDEELRALLPPEPEAPGILHRAMRYSTLAPGKRLRAVLAVAGCEAAGGDGFRALPAGAAIEMIHAYSLIHDDLPAMDNDDWRRGQPSCHRAFGEAAAILAGDALQTLAFEVLADLPRHSGVSAATALAITGVVARAAGSRGMAGGQAADLAAAGRSVDRTELDFIYRHKTGALIRAAVVSGALVALDSGDEGLNHPVTRALAAYAESVGVAFQIVDDLLDAGDDAAGQEASYPRLFGVQEAARQADRLTAKAIEVLAPLGSRGETLRALARLLRNRTV
- a CDS encoding exodeoxyribonuclease VII small subunit, yielding MNGSDHEVQPGAQEAPGTALSFEEALARLEQAVVRLESGELTLEQALAAYEEGVRMARVCASRLQQAEARLAVLTEQEGRLMLQPHEGPGPRANG
- the xseA gene encoding exodeoxyribonuclease VII large subunit; its protein translation is MFRNADASAPRAPWAQEALSTQVLTVTQLTERIRARLSADPRLQQVAVTGEVTGFKAHSASGHLYFALKDRTSRLACVMFRSQAQRLAFTPQDGMQVLATGYVDVYPAGGLYQLYVQNLYPVGLGLLYARLRELYERLSREGLFDEQRKRPIPRWPRAVGVVTSLDGAALRDIEAVFRRRSPRTPLIVSPAQVQGEGAAASIVLALERIVRWPDVDVVIVARGGGAADELWVFNDERVVRAVAACPRPVVCAVGHETDVTVAELAADRRAPTPSAAAEIAGPDEAAAAAALEQHRLRLRRAMLRHLSGARERFERAARHPALVRPGRWMGHFRQRLDDLVLRGGVAARRAVEKPRLSLVELAGRLSAASPLDVLRRGYALVQQEASGRWVRKASEVSPGERVSVRMLDGALRCLVEARLDGAFARPEAPETARAGEV